The following DNA comes from Anopheles arabiensis isolate DONGOLA chromosome 3, AaraD3, whole genome shotgun sequence.
GAATTGAAACGAAAACGGATTATTCTTGAAGAGACAGCAGCTCAAACCGATTTCATACCTGACCCAACGGATCAGGCCAGAACTAAAGAAATATTGAAACAAACCACTGCTCGCGAAGGAAAGAGATTTGATACCGGCATGAAGTGGAGGTTTGAAGTCATAGATGACATTTTGTATTTCATTGAATTGTATAAAAATGCGGAACCCAATAGCGATAGAAAGTGGTTCAACGACAGTCTAGAAGAACTATGTAAAATTGCTCAGACACTTACAGCCAAAACCTACTTTGCTGGTGTATGGGAGAAATTAATTAGAAATGTCCTAGAAGCTATAACTAACCTTCATTACGATCATAAACTGAGAGGTGGAACTTACCTTACAGAACTAGCAGAAGCAGAGAATTTGATCAACTCACGATCGCTAACGTATCTACCTCAAAGTACCTTTACCAATCGAGCTCTCACGCCGAATATTTTCCTAGTAGGAAGCTCTTCTGGAAGCCAAGATATGGCAAAGACGCCCATGGAATTAGGAAACGCCTTGCGAAACAGACATCACCCAGCACAGCTTCAGGCGAATGAATTATGGAAGCTGTGGCAACAGGAATATTTTCCTACCCTGAATAGAAGAACAAAATGGTTCAACGAAAGTAAACCTGAGGCCGAGGAAGACTTGGTGTATGTTGCTGATGGGGAGCGCAGAACTTGGATAAGAGGACGAATCCAGGAGGTCTTCAAAGGATAAGACGGGAGGATTCGTAGTGCTACTGTGCAGACAGCAAAGGGCTGCACACTCAAAAGACCAGTGCATAAGTTGGCAGTGATGGAGATGTAGTGAAGCCTGCTGACCGCTTAGGATTGGAACAGCAGGTTGCACGGGCTGGGGTATGTTGGCATCACTGCCATCGTTCCAAAAATGTTTGACGGGCTCGGGAGTGATGGCACCACTGCTCTCATATAGGATGGCAGGGGCTGGGGCTTGATGGCATCACTGCCGAGGAATTGAGAAGAAGAAACGTGCGCGGCGGCAGAAAGCGATGATTACCATCAGGTAACCCTAAAGAAGAGGGGAAAGCACCAAAAAACTAACGCATCATCGGGGAGTTGAATCAAAAAAAGGGGGATAGGAAGCACGCCTTTTTTGAGCGCTTCGTTTTGGTTTTAATAAACTTGGACTTGGAATGAAAAAGTGAATTTACCAATAAAGCAGCTGCAAAAACGTGCTTGTGTGAGaaccctttttttctgtgattCTACTCGAACAACcacaaagaagcaaaagcaaacaaaagcttGCCAAAGAACGTAACCTGTTATCGATGCGGTGATGCAAAACATGTGGCAAACAAATGCAAGCATATCAATACGATTTGCAACTTCTGTCGGAAGAAAGGGCATTTAGCAAAAGTTTGCATGAAAAAGCAAAGCCAAAATGAAGTGTGCACGGTAATTTCGTTAAACAATATCGTTCCGAAATGGTGGATAGATCTTACCGTAGATAACATTACAATGCGTTTCGAAGTGGATACAGGATCACCGCTAACCATTATTGGAAAACAATGCTAcgagaaatatttcaaaaacaaacctctTCAAAAATGCAATGTCGAACTCGTGAGCTATACAAACAATGCAATCGAAGTGCTTGGCacaataaaagtaaaagtggATAATGAAATGCTTCCGCTCTATGTGGTGAATCTCATGAAACGACCATTACTTGGTAGAGAATGGTTAAATGCGGTGCCCGATTGGAATAATCGGTTACAGGTAAACGAGGTAAATGAAATGGCAATAAATACAAACAGCCTTAATACTATTTTGCAGAAGTACGCCGACGTTTTCGATCCAAATTTAGGAAAAATATCGGGAGTACAAGCACACCTGACCCTCAAAGAAAACGCACAGCCAATCTTCTTGAAAGCACGACGTGTGCCGTTCAATTTGATCGATGCTGTAGATCAAGAGCTTGACAAGCTTGTTGCAGAGGACGTGCTAGAAGAAGTACCAACCAGCAAATGGGCAACGCCGATTGTACCGGTGCGGAAGGCAGAAGGTAATGTACGAATTTGCGGAGATTACAAGCAAACTGTTAATCAAAAGTTGCAGGTAGATCAACACCCATTACCAACTGTAGAAAAGTTGTTTGCGTCCCTAGCTGGTGGTAAACGGTTTTCAAAAATCGATTTAGTACAAGCTTATTTGCAAATGGAGGTAGCACCCGAAGATCGTGAGATGCTGACTCTTAATACTCATCGAGGACTGTTTCGTCCAAAGCGTTTGATGTATGGTATTGCATAAGCCCCGGCGATTTGGCAACGGCAAATGGAAGGAATCCTGCATGGAATTTCAGGGGTAAGCGTTTTTCTCGATGATATTAAAATTACTGGTCCTAATGATCAAATTCATTTGCAAAGGCTAGAAGAAGTCTTAAAACGACTAAATGATAGAAACATACGCCTTAACAAAGAAAAATGCCTGTTTTTTGCTAAACAAATAGATTATTGTGGTTACACCATAGATGAACATGGTATACACAAAATGCGTGACAAGATCGAAGTAATTGCTAATATGCGTAGGCCAAGTAACAAAGACGAAGTACGTTCGTTTGTGGGTCTGGTCAATTACTATGGAAGGTTTATGCGAGATCTGAGCACAATTCTCTATCCTTTAAATAACTTGCTAAAGAATGACACCCCATTTAAATGGAACAAAGAACAAGAGAAATCATTTCAAAAAGTGAAAGAGCATATCCAATCTAATGAATGCTTAGTGCACTATTCACCAGAACTACCACTTTTGTTGGCAACAGATGCTTCTCCATACGGAGTTGGTGCAGTATTGAGCCATGTATATCCCGACGGCACAGAACGACCTATTCAGTTCGCGTCACAAACTCTGAATAAGGTACAACAAAAGTATATGCATGTAGATAAAGAGGCATACGCTATCATGTTTGCGGTGAAGAAATTTTTCCAATATTTATACGGACGTCAATTTACACTGGTTACCGATAATCAAGCGATTGCTAAAATTCTAGGAGAGCACAAAGGTATTCCAGTAATGTCAGCTTTACGAATGCAACACTACGCAACTTACTTACAAGCATTTGATTACAAAATACGATTCAGAAAAGCCGCCGATAATGCTAATGCAGATACCCTTTCACGACTGCCATTAAGTTGCCAAGATACCACTACATTCTTTGCAGAAACTGATGGTATTGAAATTAACCAGATTGAAACACTTCCACTTACAGTAAAAGAACTAAGCCAAGCAACAGCCGAAGATCTAACAGTAAAAACACTCATACAAGGTATCACACATGGGAAGCAAGTACCAAATGAAAACAGATTCGGAATTGAACAACAAGAGTTTACGGTACAACAAGGTTGTTTACTTCGGGGAGTAAGAGTTTACGTTCCGGCTAAATTGAGAGCGCGAGTACTAGAGGAACTGCATTCGACACATTTTGGCGTAACAAGAACAAAATCTCTAGCAAGAGGCTATTGCTGGTGGCCCGGTATCGACATCGCTATTGAGACAATGATAAAGAACTGCGCTGAATGCCAATCTACAAGACCGGAACCATCAAAAGTTCCCTTACACTGTTGTGAGAAACCAACGGCTCCGTTCGAAAGAATTCATGTAAACTTTGCGGGACCTTTCATGGATACCTATTTCTTTATCATGGTCGACGCCTACAGTAAATGGCCGGAAATACGAGTTTGCAAATCTACTACAGCAGAAAACAAATGTACAAATGTGTCGCGAGATATTTAGTAGTCATGGATTACCATCGGTATTGGTCAGCGATCACGGAAGACAGTTCACTTCCGATGTGTTTCAGCGATTTTTGAAGATGAACGGAATTGTCCATAAGATGGGAGCGCCATACCATCCAGCTACTAACGGGCAAGCGGAACGTTATGTGCAAACGTTCAAGCAAAACCTGAAGGCTTTGAAATGTTCAAAGTCTGAGTTGCATCTTAGTCTATGCAACATATTAATCACTTACCGCAAAATGATTCATCCTTCCACAGGTAAAACACCATCACAACTGAATTACGGTCGTCAAATAAGGTCGCGTATTGATCTTATGCTATCTTCGAATGAAGTGCATCATGGAGGAAAATTGCATACGAAGCAATTTTCGGATGGCGACCGTGTAAGAGTGCGAGACTACCTATCGTCGGACAAATGGAAATTTGGACGAGTGGTGGAAAAGTTAGGAAAACTGCGGTATTCGGTACGTCTCGACGATGGCAGAGTATGGGAACGGCACACTGATCAAATGATGGGTGTGGGAGAAGACCTACCAGATTCGAATAACAACCTGACAGATGCACAACCTACAAGTAGTCAGGTTGCAGTGAACCTGAGACGTTCGAGCAGATTGCAAGGAAGATGATTTCAATGCAATCATCCGGATCCTTGTTTTCAGTCGTCAAGGGGAGAGATGTTATATACACCTCGTACACACCGTGCGTATCCAACCACGATGTGTAAACCGCTGTGACAGTTGACGCGCGGCGACAGATATGGAAgtgaaggaagaagaaaaatacaaaGAGGAATTTGGCGGTACGCTCTCTCGCGTACGAACAACCAAGCAGAGTGGTCGTGTTTCATTCAATATATCCGAAAGATATAACACATATACATTGATCCAcaatattcaaattcaatacTTCAGCTACATTTCTTCGATGAAAACATGGGTATTTAAAGTGTGTTCATACATACAGTTGCGTCTTCCATTTCGTTTAATATACACATCTGATGCTCTAAAAGTGATGCATTGCGAGCTGTAACGAAATTTGGGGGAAAGAAGGACACGCAACTTTCAAAATCCTTTACTATTATCTCCGCTTGCTTCATTATTGATGATGGGCCTGGAAATAATacgaattaaaaataaatgtaaataaatggcCACGCAAGGTTGTTTGTacatctttctttctttgagTAACATACCTTTGCGATTGTTCCATCTAGTGATCATTAACTTCGCATTGCTTTTTTCATCATCCAGCCATAGACAAGCGGGTAAAACATTGCTTTGTATGCTACAGGgaatatttattaattgatTGGAATGATCGACAAGCTTAAAATGCTTAACAAACTATATTTGAAAAGTTAAGCTTACTTGAGATTTGTCTCGAGTTTTAGCAATCCAATATcataatattttaacattGCATCGTACATGGTATGTCTTATTTTTTAGAGATATTAAAACGTTCTCCACCGACCAGTACGAATGTAGTTTTGCTGTAATTATGAAGAAAAGCGaattaaattaacaaatggTCTTGGGTATAACAACCTATTTGAAACAGATAAAACACCTCAAATGTGCTGTGAAGTGGGCAGGTATCAGAACAAAATTTTCTGAAACCAGTGTCCCTGGATTTTCCTCTTCTGGGTTTCCGGTTCCTATGGTAACTAAAAATGGATGTtcttgatttaatttattttcatcgcTCTGGGATGTAGAAATATGATGTACAGCCTATTGTATCGTTTCAGGTTGGCGTCTTTTGGGACTGTCGAAAACAtattgaacataaaaatacgTTTCTAAAATACTTGGACTATCTGTTGAAACAAAGATCTTTACCAACACTAGCGCCATTCTGGTGATGCGTGAACTGAGCATTCACGGTGActagaaaataaaagaaatatgtGTAATGCAATCAAGCTAATCATTAATACGTTAAAACACACAATGCACTGTTAAACCTAAAACGAGCACACTAATAAACACAGTAATGTATGCTGACATCTTCTTGCAGAGACAAAACCAAGACTGACTGATAATGCAAAGCGTACGTTGCACGTTGCATGAGCCGTTACTTTCTGATACAGTGGCGCACTAAATTGATGATACATTCATTTTGTTCACAGTTCTTAGCTAATATTTTGACACATTTTCGAGATATGCTTCCACTTTTTATGCAGTTTTATATTATTTCTGATTGTTGATTGTTGAGTTGTTAATGAAAGATGAACAAACTTCAAGCTAGTATCAAGTTATCTTACAGTACAAATAGTACCCGTAACTGCATAACATTCGTACTATTAAGATAAGTGCGGTTCATAAAGCTTTTCTCTTAGTACTCTTGTAATTTTTGAAATAATGCGCCGTCATTGGATTGGTTTATTAATTTCAAGATTTACTTATACCACCTTTTTGGAAATAACGGCATtggaagaagcaacaaaatagCTGAGTGTACCATGAATTGTGAGCCACTGTATGCTGCATACAAACATAAGGTAAAGAAATTTGGCCATGATTGAATATAATGTGTGCGGTTGATATTGATGATGACACAATTGCATTTTTTGATGTTTGAAGGCCGTTTAGGTCGTTGCACCAAGGGAAGGAAATATAATTTGATGTTCACTGAAAGTTTTGCACTTCTACCGGTTACCATTTACCGTAGCTCGCTGCTGAAGCAGTTTTCTATACCACATCCTTACTTGTGATAGAATAATAATCAGAAGTACGAAGAAGTTTATAAAAATGTCAGATGTATTTGGCGAAATGTACACAATATCCTACGAATTATCTAGTTGATAATCGCATTCTAgcgtttccgtttttttacCAGTTCGATTTATAATTACACCGGTTTTGTTAAGATTGTGGTTCTACAGTAAACGGAGAATTTTTAACGTTATCTGGTTAACCTTAGGAATGCAGATGTTTCGATGGCTTGTTATCGCTTTAAAATGGGTCAGTATGCTCCTTTTATTTGTACGAGTGTTCAGGAATGCCTCGCAattcaaaatatgttttgttagTGCAATCAATTTGATTTAATTCACCTCCATGCTGGTTGAGTatattttattgcacaaaaatattttagtttttatagtGACCCACCGTTAAGCTTATACCGTTTCGATTTGAATTACGAACGATATGAGCATTtcctataacaaattttactcctataacaaattttacaaaaaggttctcattttcaatctctcactatagagcgttactttttcactccatAGTGAGACGATGTTGGTTAGTGAGTTGTTGTTAGGTGCGgatagcttggatgatttttgtacCGTGTTGGTTTCCTTGCACACTTTGCACCGACACAgcgattcatcgatgtaggcGTTGGACGAAAGACGACAACTATATTTTCGTCAAAAGAATATCGTCCATTTGTATGTGAAGTTGTGTAGTATTTATCAAGTGATTTAAATAGCACAAATATTAGATAAGTAAAAGGtaagtttaaaattaattgcagcAGCTTCCGTGGTATATTGGTACGGGTAACCAGTAGATCGTGCGCCACCGCCAGACTAATATTGTTATTGGCTGCATGGTGTACTGTTGATGTTCGGATTGCTGCAGGACGACACCAAAATATCCAGGATCCTACAGGAAGCAGTCTGATCTAAAATGCTCAATTATCTGCGTCACCTATTTGCCCTTATATTGTCTGAGGAAGTGTCCCAGAATCCTCTCTTATTGCAGGACGCAAACGTGAACCACTTTTGTGAAGACTTTCACCGGCAAAATATGGACCGGTACTCCGTTGAAGAATCGGCTGCAGCGAGCTGTCAAGCTCCTCCAAGCGCTACGACTCAATGATCAGCACCTGCGCGAAATGACGCCGCAGAAGACGCTGACGATGTTTCCGAGGCGCAGTTAACCGAATTTGTGCAAATAGCTGCCAGACCTGCTAAAATCTGGCTTATGCTATCGATATGCGGAGCCTTATGGGAGCACTCTTATGCTATCGATGTGATGAACAACATATTAGCAAACGTGACCCGAATGAACAACGAACGGTGTACGATATAGTTACTGCAGCTGTGGATAGCTACGAACCGTTGTCGagcaaggcctgcctgtaccactcgTGGGCTTGGGTtttagtgacttattgatttccccccatagaagagtagtcagtcctacatatggCGGCAcagtccattctgggcttgaacccatgacgggcatgttgttaagccgtacaagttgacgactgcaccaAAAGAACGGTTAACTACAACTATTTGTATGCCAAATTCGCTGTGTTTCTCTAAGTTTTGAGGTATGTATTCTAGAAAGCATATCTATTTTGATGGTGGTGCCATACGCATACCATTACAAGTTATCTATAGCTCCGAACAACCAATAAACTCCGGTTTATACGActccggttttttttaatgcaaggCCGGTTTTGACTCCTCAATTTTGAACGAGTTCGGtcgactccaggcgactccggtCTTTTTCATCTCCGGAGATTTTAGAAAATATCTAGTTAAGCGATGCATTCACAATATCTGAAAATTACTGCCAGTGATCGATCGAACAAATCTCGAAGAGTTCAATGCATCTGGGAGAAAACACCACCTAAAGCCGTCGTCCTGACAACGAATCTGCCTGGAGCTCACTACTGGTGTCCCGTTTGTATGTGATGGTGGCTGCGCACAACACTTTCATCCGTCCTGCACTGGCATCTCAAATGAATCCTTACGTGACTTACGAAGATTTTCCCAGTTGAAATGGTTTTGCAAGAATTGTGTAAAAGCATCAACTTCACTTATCATCAAGGAAGTAACATCAACAATCACGGATTCCCTGGCACTTATGAAAGTCGAGCTATTGAAAGAGTTACCTTTTACGGAGAAAAGGGTTGTTGCCCCGACTAATATCCGTGCCTTAgagtcaacacacacacagttataCGAAGGCACTCATCTCGgacaacactcacacattcaACGGGAAATACTCGAAAATCGCAACAGACCACTACTGCGAGGCACTAACACTGATGATAATGGTATTAAGATAAAAACCGTGGCTAATCCTGAACCTCGTTTTTGGCTATTTTTTACCAACATCAGTCCTGATGTGACTCCCGACGATATGGCAAATTGGGTTCAATCTAAGCTGAATACAAACGATATACATGTTCGCCGGTTAACCAAGTATGATGCAGATCTGAGCCGACTAACATTCGTTTCCTTCAAAGTCGGCATCCCATCAACTTTGAAGAATGTGGCTCTGTCTCAAAATACTTGGCCAGCTGAAGTTGCGTTTCGTGAATTTACCGATTACCGTTCGCAACGGGGGTTTCAGTTCCCATACCAACCCCACGCATTGcaccaacatcaacagcaaccacCGGCTCCACAGTCGCCGCCACTAATCGATGCACAATCACCAATACTCACCTCATCGCCCCCGCATCTTTCGTCctcatcaccaccagcatccCCGACACTGCATTACAATCTACGCAGCCAAACCAACAACCCACCATAGACGAACATTTTGCTGCAACGTCTATAACAATACTTACATTAACGCCAGCAAcaataccaacaacaacaatagtaacaacagcaactacaacaacagctACTACAACTAATTCAAAAACATGAatatcaacagcagcagcagtatgtgCAATGCCTGCCTTTCCGTCTACAACGACTGTTATCGTCCCGTCTACTATTGTTCCCTTTCTCAGGCATACGCAATCATTCAACAACACTCAATATTTACTATCAAAACATTCGTGGTGTGCGTACCAAACTCAATGAATTGCGGTTATCTTTATCCGAGTCCCACTACAACATCATCATACTCGCCGAAACCTGGTTGGATGAGAATATTCCATCCTCGCTTCTATTCGGCTCTGAGTATACTTCCTTCCTGCTTTATCTTCATCGGTGCAATCTACATACGCCTTCTCTcgccaaaaatcaaaatacgCACAGTGCACTTGATGCACTGACGATCGATAGTATAGTGACGAAGATGGAAAAACATGATCGTATGCTGCTTTTTGGAGACCTTAATCGAGCGGATATTTCATGGATACACGACGCGACACATCAGTTTTTTCGTTCTCAAGTTTCCCCTACATCCGTTGATGCGTTTTTCGACATTATTCGTTTTTATAACTTGCGTCAGCTCAGCGGCATTTTCAATTATCGGAATGTTCAATTAGACCTAATTTTCTACTACTCTCCTCATGACAACTACGCGTCTTAGTGTCAGTGTTTCCTTCATTAGCGGCTTCTCAGCATCACCCAGCATTAGAATTGTGTACTTCAATTAATCACACATCCGTTAATCAGTTGTCGGCGTTAATTCAATGAACATTACCGGGattttaatttctaattttatgTTCCGgctctttgttattttttctaattatgtctttttttattcttaatttcttttctgttttaaatattttcttcttatccgctgcttattttcctttcactaTGGATTTCCATTCTGTTACATCCATTTCTATTTCCCCTTAGTTTGATTAAGCTACAGTTAGTTTAGTACCAATAGGGCCAACTAGGTTTTTAAGTAATTATATGTTCAACTCTTGAGGCAGACATATTGAAactaataaatgaaatgaaatgaaatgaaacacagAGCTGGTTTCTCGGTCCctaaaaaaagctaaaaatttAGACGGtgtcgtttgtgtgtttctgtgtgtaaatttgaaaaaaaaaacaaaaacaacattttgacgCTGTTTGGAATTTGAATTGTCCGTAAAAAAAGTTCGCAACTGCccggaatatgaatcaaactTCAAGAATTTcaggatttattttttaatattttgagtTAATTTAttgacatttttttctcaaattaGTTGAAATATTACATGccaaaaatgaatttagaGTCCGTTATTCGATTCAATTGTGTAATTTGCCAATTGTTGCATATCGCCCAGTCATTGAACACTCCGTATAAATTGTTGTTAAtccaaatatttttaaaatttgaatgaaagctagcagtttttctttaatattgagcatttttttgctgcatattccactttttattttatgaaaatagcatttttttctatgttttaaagacaaatgaaaatattttaactgATTTTGATCAAAACTAATGGATCTCTTAGCTAAGTTGCTAAGAATTGTGCATAACACAATAAGATTCATTTAACCCTATGTACAATCTAAactgaatattttaattctAACAAATCATTAggtcaaatattcaaataaaatagtCAAATAATCA
Coding sequences within:
- the LOC120901127 gene encoding uncharacterized protein LOC120901127, producing the protein MKVELLKELPFTEKRVVAPTNIRALESTHTQLYEGTHLGQHSHIQREILENRNRPLLRGTNTDDNGIKIKTVANPEPRFWLFFTNISPDVTPDDMANWVQSKLNTNDIHVRRLTKYDADLSRLTFVSFKVGIPSTLKNVALSQNTWPAEVAFREFTDYRSQRGFQFPYQPHALHQHQQQPPAPQSPPLIDAQSPILTSSPPHLSSSSPPASPTLHYNLRSQTNNPP